In the genome of Streptomyces sp. NBC_00433, the window CCAGGGACGTGTCGTGGGAGGTGTGCGGCACCCCGAGGCCGCCGCCGATGTTGATCTCGGCGAGGTCGGGCAGCTCCGCGGTGAAGCCGTCGGCCGAGTCGAAGGCCGCCTCCAGCTCGCTCAGTTCGCCGTCGAGGTAGCCGCATCCCGCGTGCAGGTGCAGGCGTACGATCCGCAGGCCCCACCGCTCGGCGACCGCCTTGGCGTCCGCGAGGTGCTCGCGGTAGATGCCGAACTTCGTGGTGGCGGCGCCGCTGTAGCTGAGCCGCTCGTCGCCCTGGTAGCCCACGCCGGCGGCCGGGTTGATCCGCAGGCCGACGTCGCGGCCGGGACAGACGCGGCCGAAGCGGTCGAGGGCGGAGACCGAGTCGAAGTTGATCCGCAGGTCGGTGAAGCGGGACAGCACCTCGATGTCGCGGCGGGAGAGGGAGGTGCCGGTGAAGGAGATGGCGTCGGGCGGGAAGCCGCAGCCCACGGCGTGCGTCAACTCGCCGGTGGAGCAGACGTCGACGCCGCACAGGCCGTGGGTGCGCAGGTAGGTCAGCAGTGCCGGAGACCGGTTGGCCTTGATGGCGAAGTAGATCCGGTGGTCCAGGCCCGCGCCCGCCATCGCGGCGGACAGCCGCTCGATGTTCTCCCGCACCCGTCCTGCCCGGCAGACGTAGGCGGGTGTGCCGATCTGGCGGGCCAGTTGGTCCATGTCGACTCCGCCGAGGTGCAGCCTGCCCTGGTCGTAGCGCAGGTCGCCGCGCTTCCACCAGGGGTCCTCCGGCGGGTGCTGCGGCCGCTCGGCGGTCTCGCCGGGCCCGGCGTCCGACTCGCCGACGTAACGTACGCGGGCGGCGGTCGCGCCGAGCGCGCGCGAGACCTCCTCACGGCGGCACTGCGCTCCCAGCAGCACCTGCAGCGGGGCGTCGGCGGCCTTGCCGGCGCTCACGGCCTGCTTGACCCGTAACACCGTCAGCGCGGTCGTCAGTCCGCGACAGTCCAGGACGGTCCGGAGTGCTTCCATAGGTCATCTCCACGTGGATTCGGTGCGCGG includes:
- a CDS encoding diaminopimelate decarboxylase, whose amino-acid sequence is MEALRTVLDCRGLTTALTVLRVKQAVSAGKAADAPLQVLLGAQCRREEVSRALGATAARVRYVGESDAGPGETAERPQHPPEDPWWKRGDLRYDQGRLHLGGVDMDQLARQIGTPAYVCRAGRVRENIERLSAAMAGAGLDHRIYFAIKANRSPALLTYLRTHGLCGVDVCSTGELTHAVGCGFPPDAISFTGTSLSRRDIEVLSRFTDLRINFDSVSALDRFGRVCPGRDVGLRINPAAGVGYQGDERLSYSGAATTKFGIYREHLADAKAVAERWGLRIVRLHLHAGCGYLDGELSELEAAFDSADGFTAELPDLAEINIGGGLGVPHTSHDTSLDLDRWAAAVARRFAGRGLVVAVEPGDYLVKDAGLLLATATYVERRREVLFAGLDAGFNLAVEPAFYGLPCEPVAVAPRWEEGTETYTVVGNINEALDQWAVDHRMTRLREGDRVALINSGGYASSMRSDHCMRGAAGEVLLIDEQQPR